The window TTCATTAATTATGCATAAACCAAGTAAAAATCCTAATGCTCCAAAAGTTATGATTGCCGCACACATGGATGAAGTTGGTTATATTGTCCGTTCAATTGCAAAAGAAGGACAAATTTTACTTTCTCCAATCGGAGGAATTTGACCAACTGTTGTAGTTGGAACAAAAGCAAAACTAATTACTACAAAAGGTGAAGAATTTCTTGGTGTATTTGGTCACACCTCAATTCACATTATGCAAGCTGAAAAAGTTTCAAAAGCAATCACAAGCGATGAAATCTATGCAGATTTCGGTTTCAAAAATGAGCAAGAAGCAATTGAAAGTGGAGTTGAAATTGGTGATCGTGTTCAACTTTCAGGAGAAACCATTCACTTTAAAAACCCTGATTTAATCGGTGGAAAAGCAATGGATAACCGTGCAGGTGTAACTGTGCTTGAATTTATAGCAAATGAATTAGCAGACAAAGAATTAGATATTGACCTATATCTAGTTGGTACAGTTCAAGAGGAAGTTGGAACAAGAGGTGCCAAAACTTCAGTAAGCATTATTAATCCTGAAGTTGCTATTGCACTTGACACAACATCTAGCCATGACACAATTGGTACAATTAGTGGAACTACAAGATTATTCAAAGGTGCTGCCTTAAGATATAAAGATGGTGGAACATTAATGGATCCAAAATTAGTTAACTTTTTTGAAGAAGTAGCAACTAAACATCAAATTCCTGCCTACCGTTTTGTTGCAATGGGCGGCGGAACTGATGCTCATGAACTTCAATACTCAAAAGGTGGAGCAGCCACAATTACAATTTCTCTTCCACAAAGATACTTACACAGTCCAATTGGTGTTTGTGCAATTAGCGATTTATTAGCTGCAACAGATTTACTTGTAAACTTTTGTAAGGACTTTAATTCAAGTGCTTATGATAAAATAAAATACAAATAAGACTATTTTAAAGTATAATTTTTTATACAAATACTATTTTAAGGAGATGCTATGATACAAAACGTTACTAAATTACTAGCAGATTCAAGTACAACAACCGGTGTTCATCTTGGTACTTGAGAATTCACAATTATGATTATTTTTGTTGTATTAGGTGTTGCACTTATTACTGCATTAATAACTTTTATTGTAGCAAAAAAATACTTTGAAAAACAAATTAAAGAAAACCCACCTATTACAGAAAAAATGATTAGAGTAATGTTTAATCAAATGGGTCGTAAAGCAAGCGAAACACAAATTAGACAAATTATGCGTTCAATGCAAAATGCTAAAGACGAAAAATAATAAACTAAAGCAGAATCTTGGTTAAAACTAGGTTCTGTTTTTCTTTTGAAAAAATCACTAATTTAATCGAAAAAAATAGTTAAAAGTTTAAAATTAATATAAAACAAAATGAAAGGGTTTAAAGATATGAAATTTAAGAAAAAATTGCTTATTTTTGGTGTTTTAACAAGTTTTTCTCCTTTTTTAGCAGCAAGTTTTTGTTCAGCGCCGACTAATAGCTCAAAAAACATTGATGTATCATCCAAAATTAATTCTCCTTTGGTTCTTGAAGCTGATCTTTTTGATGATCCAAACTTAAAAGTTTCTAATCAAATCGGTAAATTAACTCAAAACGATTACAGATTCAAAGATGTCAAGCTAAATGAAAAAGAAAAAGATTTATTAATTCCTTTTGTTGATAAAAAAGAAGTATCAGATTCTTATTCAATTCTACCTAATTCAATTAATGAAAAAGAATTTCTTTTAGCAGATAGTTATACCGAAGAAGCTTTACGTGAAATTAATGAAATAGCTACACCATCAGATGTTATTTCAAAAGATGGAACTAGATACTACGAATATAAAGACCCATTTACCAAAGTAATCTTTCGTGAGTTTGATTTAACTCCAGAACAAAGTAATCCAACTTTCTTTATTGGATCTGAAAATATTCATTTACTTGCCCAAGAGTTCAAACGTAAAGTTCCATTTGGATTAGAAATTTCAGATCTAAAAGCAATTAATATCAATGGTGGTGTTGAAATGAATGATGCATTTAGTGGTTTATATACAGTAGGAAACAAAAACATTTATATTAATGGAAATCTTTTTGCTAACTATGATTTACCAATCTACCACAAAATTGCACTCATTATGCCAACTTTATTCCACGAATATATTCACCACTGGGCTAACTCATATATTTCATGAAATATTTTGAAGCTTAATACTGACTGATTAAACGAAAATTATGATGAAAAACTCACTAAAACTTTTAACGTTTCATATAAGGGTTCTGGTTTAAATCAAAACGGTTTAATCAATGAAAAAGAAGCCTGAAATTATGCATTTTCAAATAGCTTTTTAAAACTTTTAAATTATGATTTCGATAATTTTGTAAGCTTGCCTGAAGATTTATATAATCTTTTTCAACTAGAACCTGAACAAATTAAAACTTTTGTGCATGCCAACTTCACATTACCAACAATTTGAAAATTAGCTAACTTTGAAATAAGAGGGGGAATTTCAGAACAAGATCTTGAAAGAAAATACTATTATGATGGATATTATAATTTTTATCATACATTAAGAGATTTATTATATTTCTATTCAATGACCGAACTTGTTCCACGTGAATATAGTAAATTTGCGTATGAATCATATTACAACATCAATGAAGACCGTAATGATAAAAACACCTATATCAAAATGGATGATAACAAGATTTTCTTCTCATCTTGATTCGGAAACTTTGATTACGAGCCAGATAAAAACAAAAAAATAGTAAGTAATTTTAAAATTTCAACAAATAATTTAGATTGATCTAAAACATTTTTAAATGGAGTGTCAAATCCAAATAGAGCTGGAGTGTATATTCAAAATTCTTCAATGTTTCCTAACAACCCTTTCAAAATTTATGATTTTAAATACTACACAGAAGATGGATTAGAAATTTTAGATGAAGAAAGATCTAATTCAAGAAGCATTCCTTTCTACCAAACTTTCCTAAAAGCAATGGGATATGGTAAATCAATTGCATTTCTAAATCGAACAAGTAAAAATAAAGTTCAGCTTGGTGGTTACTTAAAAGATCAAAAATACAAAGGTTTTGCTATTTTAGATAAAAATAACAAACTAAAACAAACTGTTAAATTCAAATATAACTCAATTTTCAATTTCTTTGGACACTATGATTTTGATAAAGGAGCTAGATTAGGTGAAAATAATCAAGATCGCGAGGCACAACTTAATAACCGCCTTTATCCAGTTAACAAGTTTTATAGTTACCTTACTGAAAGTTCATTTAACTTAACTACTGATAGTCAAATTTACATGTGAGAAGATCTAAATAATAATGGTATTTTTGATAACGGTGAAATCGACTATGATTTTGAATTCACACTACCTGAAACAAGATATGTAACAACTAAAAGATCATATAACACATCAAGTCAGACTTTAGTTATTACAAATGATCCAAAAAATAACAAGAAAGTGGTAGTTCATGCAGTCTAAAAAAATTTCATTTCTAGCTGTCTTTCTTTTTATTCTCAAAATTTCATTTATTGGTTTTGGTGGTGGAAATGCAATTATGCCCGTGATTAAAAGCGAGATAGTGAAGCAAAAAAAATGAATAACAAGCGAAGAATTTGATCATATTTTAATTGTGACAAATAGTCTACCTGGCGCTAGTGTAATTCAAACTATTTCATATATTAGTATTAAGCTACTTGGAAAGTTAAAAGGCATTCTTGTCACTTTAATAGCTTTTATCCCTCATTTAATTTTTGCGCTGCTCATTTTAAAACTCTTTAAATTTGTACCACTTAAATATATCAATTACATCGCAATTGGTACTTTAATTTCAATTATTGTTTTGCTATTTAATTTTGGAGTTAGTTATCTTAAACAAGCCAAAACCACAATCAATTTACCAGTTTGACTTGCTATTTTTGTTTTTACATTCACATACAATATCTTTATTCCGGCACCATTTAACTTACCAGTTATCCCAATTGTTTTACTAATTATTACCTACTCTCTTTTCTATTTCTTAAAAAGAAGAAAGGAGAATAAAGTATGTTAATTGCACTTTGTATATCACTTCCTTTTTTGATTTTAATTAGTTTAATTGTTTTTGGTGGCGGACAAGTTTTTATGCCTTTATTTTCATGACTTTGGAATTTATTAGCTGATAATTTTGGAAGTCAAATTGATAATAATTTAATCAATCAAGTTTTCACCGTTTCAAATTCAACACCTGGAGTTGTATCCACTAAATTTGCCTTTTTAACAGGGTATTTAGTTGCAAATGGTGCTTGGTGAGGGTATTTAGCAATGTTTCTTACATACTTTATTTTTTGCATGCCTGCAATATTTAGTATGTTAATTGCAATGAATTATCTAAACAAATTTAAAACTAATACTTATTTTCAAAATTTGATCATTCTATTTAAGCCTTTAATTGCTGGAATAATGTTTTCATTAGCAATTCAACTTTTACTTTCGATTAGTATTCCGCAGTATTACTTTAACAAAAGTTATCAAAATTATTTTGGAAGCGTTCCGCTTAAAAATGTATCACCAGGTTCACTTTTAGACTTATTTAACACAAGTAGTAAAATTGGTCTTGTTAGAACTTACTTGTTATATATATTTTTAATCATTGCGGCCATTCTATCATTTATTTTATTTAAAAAGAAAATCAAACTTATTTTTGTAATTGTAATCAACATATCACTTGCAATAATTCTTTTGGAATTTTTATCAAAACTTATTGTCAAAATTATATAAAGGAGAAATATGCTCAGAATAATAGCAGGAAAATATAAATTTAGAAAACTTAAACAACCAGATCAAAATATAACTAGAGCCACAACAGATAAAGTAAGAGAAGCTGTTTTTAGCAGTTTACAATTTAAAATCATAGACAAAGATTGTCTTGATTTATTTAGTGGAAGTGGAGCTTGAGCTATTGAAGCTATGAGTCGCGACGCTAACTCTGTGCAAGCAATTGAATTAGACAAAAAAGCCTTTCGAATAATTCTTGAAAATATCGCTTCGGTAGGAGAGCAAAACATTCATGCTCTCAACATGGAGGCTTTAAGTTATTTAGTCAAAACTGATCGCAAATTTGATTTTATTTTCATCGACGCTCCTTTTAAAAGATTTGATTTAGTAAATGAAGCTCTCGAAATTATTGTAAGCCGCAATATTTTAAACGATGATGGTGAAATAATTATTGAAACTGATCAGAAGAAGGAAATTGTTCTACCAGAGCACTTAAAAGTATTTAAAGAAAAAAGACATGGTAGAATTGATTTATTATATGTTTGCAAAGCCTAACTTAAATGATGAATTAATAGTTGAATGTAATGAAATAAGTTACGAAGGATTAGGGGTTGTCAAATTCGAAAATTTTACAATTTTTGTTTATGACTTATTTCCTGGCGAAAAAGCAAAAATTAAACTTTTTAAAACCCAGTCTAAAATTGCTTTTGGATATGTTTTAGAATTATTAACAAAATCAAGTTCTAGAACAAATGTTTTGCTAAATACTGTTTTTAGTGCGCCACTAATTAATCTAAAGTATAGTGAGCAAATTAAATTTAAAAATGATTACTTATTTAATTTACTTCAAAGAAACTTAAAAACCGATTTAACTCAAAGTGGTATCTATCAAGAATTTACTAGTTCATTAGCTCAATACAATTACCGAAATAAAATTAGGTATGATTTATCTTTTAATAGCACAAGAGAAAAACTAGAAGCAATTGAATATTTTCCAAAAAGCAAAACAAAAATACCAATTAATAACCAAAAGCTCAATAAACAAGTGCTAAATGATTTATTAGCACAATTTTTAGAACTTATCAATCAAGTTGTTTTAGATAAAAATAAACTTAATTTATATCAAACAATCACGCTCCGTACAAATAACGAAAATAAAGTTAGTGTATTACTTAAAATTCACAACGATTATGATTTACCTCAAAAGCTCGTAACAAAACTTCAAGAAATACCTAATTTAATCGAGCTTTCAGTTGAGAAGAAAAACCAAATTAAAACAATCTTTCAAAAAGAAGAATTTAAACTTGAGCTTAATGATAAATTGTTTGAAATTAAGCAAAATTCATTCTTTCAAATCAATAATGAAGTTGCTTCAAAAATATTTGATAAAGTAAAAAAACTTAACAATAATTCATACGATTATTTTATTGACCTTTTTTGTGGTGTTGGTGTTATTTCTATTTTGTCGGCTTTAGAAAACCAAAAAGTAATCGGAATAGATAATGAAGCTTCTTCGATTCAAAAAGCTAAACAAAACGCATTAAACAACAATCTAAAAGATTTTAAATATATTTGCGGCGACGCTTTCAAAATCATTAGTAAAGAATATCAAAATTGAAAAAATCCTCTTTTTGTTGTTGATCCTCCACGCGCTGGTCTTGGAATTGATTTTGTAAAATGAATTGCAAAGCAAAAAATTCATAATATTATTTACATTTCTTGTGATCCAAGAACACTAACAAGAGATTTACAAGAATTTGAAAAACAAAAATATAGCATTAAGAAAATCCAAGGTTTTGATATGTTTCCTAATACGCACCATATTGAAACTGTTGTTGTGTTAGAAAAATAAAAATAAACAATTTTAATAAGTTAAACAAAACATTATTGCCTACAAACCAGCTTTAAAAGTTGGTTTTTTTGTTAAGCAAATTGTTGAATTTTCTGTAAAATTTACCTTTGCTCCTAAAAAAACAACAAAAAAGTCAGCAACTGCAAGCTGACTATTAAGTTTGATAAAAATCTATTGTTTTTTGTCTAGGACTTTATTTACAAAATTAGCAAATCAAGGAGTATTGTGATCATCGCATTCGAATAAAGAATGTTTTCTTGTTTCAACAAATCCATTCGCCATTGCTCCACTGTATTTTGCTTGAATAAACATTGAAATATCATTTTCGCTATCACCAAACACAATTGTGCGTTCTAAATTAAGACCTTTTGTTTTCGCTAAATATAAAAGTCCATTCCCTTTTGAAGCATCCTTGTGCATAATATCGTACATATCATGTCTTGAATAAACTCCATGCATATTTGGAAATTTATTTGCTAAAATTTCCATTTCAGGTAATGATGAACTTGGTCTGCTTTCAGTTAAAATTAAAAATTTCGAAATTTCATGATCTTTAGGATTAAATGTTTCATCAATATCTGTATAAAAATCTGGTCTTAATGCATTATAATATTTTCTTTGGCTGAAAAAATCAGTTGCATCAGTACAATGTCCATACATTTTTTTAGCTGTATAAATTACAAATTCAAAATTCTCTTTCATTAAAAAATCAAAAATAACTTGAGCATCATGTTTTTCGATTGCCATAAAGTGAACCATTTCTTTAGTGTGGTTATCATAAATCATAGCTCCATTTGCAGCTACAATGGGATAATCAGGCTCAATTTGAGTTAAAACTCTTTGTAAGGTAAAGTAAGGTCTACCAGTACAAATAGCAATCTTTTTGCCTTGTTTTTGAAGTTCTTGTATCATCGCAAGATTCTCTGGAACCGGCTTGCTTTTTTCATCTAAAAGCGTACCATCCATATCAAAGACAAAATTATCAATATCATCTAAATTGATCATAGTAAGCTCAAATTCAACACCGATAACTCCATTTTCTTTTTCTTGTTCTTTGGTATAGTAATTATACATTTGCTCATAATTATTATCATTAGCTGAATCAAAGCCTAATTTATTAGGTTCAAGAGCTTCAAAAAGCATTTTAAAAGTAGGAAAATTGTGAATTTTTGTAATTTTACCTAGTAATAATTCATTTGTTGATTCGTTTTTAATTTTAATTAAATCATTTGTTTTTAAATGTCTTCTTCTTGTCGAATTGACTCTAATTTCAATTGTTTTGGTTCCATTTTTAATTTTGTTAAATCACTTATTTTCAACTGCAAATTCTTTATACATTCCTTCCTCTTTTCTTTGTGTTATTATTTTACCAATTTGTAGTTTAAATAGTATAAAAAAGTGCCCAAAAAGGCACTAATATTATTCATTTGATTTAAGTACATCAATTGCAACAATTTCATCATTTTCACGTAAATTAATAATTTTAACACCTTTGGTATTACGTGATGTTTGTGAAATTTGTTCGATTTTAGTTCTAATTGTAATACCGTTTGCTGTAATAATTAATAATTCATCTTCTAAATTCACGAAACTTGCAAAAACTAAATGTCCAGCTTTTTCAGAGTTAATTCCTGTTGTACCTTTCGCTCCTCTTTTGGTTAATCTATATTCTTCATGTGGTGTTAATTTACCAAATCCTTTGCTTCCGATTGATAAAATATATGAACCATCTAAATTAGAAGAACAAGAAATAACTTTTTGATTATTTGTTAAGGTAATAGCTTTAACCCCGAGTGCATTTCTTCCTAATGGACGAACATCATCTGCTTTGAATTTAACGATATTTTTATCATTATTAGCTACTAAAATTAAATCATCATCACTTAATTTAAAGGCTCTAACTAATTTGTCACCCTCATTAAGTTTAAATGCATTAAGTCCATTTCTTCTAATATTTTGGAAAAATGATAGTGAAGTTTTCTTGAATAAACCTTTTTCAGTTACAGTTCCTAAATATAAATTGTCTGAATATTCAGCAACATCTAAAATTGAAATAATTTTTTCTCCATTTTCAACTTCTAATGAAGGAACTACATTAATAAGTGGAATACCTTTAGAATTTTTTGATCCTTCTGGTATTTGGTGAGCTCTAATTTGGTAAGCTCTTCCAAAGTTTGAAAAGAGAAGTAAATCAGTATGTGTTGAAGTTTTAATAATCATTGAAATATCATCATTATCGTATGTTTTCATTCCGATTGAACCAATACCTCCACGGTTTTGAACTGAATAATCTTCAAGATTGATTCTTTTTACATAACCGTTAACACTTGCTGTAATAACAATTTCTCTTTCAGGAATTAAATCTTCATCTGAAATGATTCCTGCATTAGATTCATCAATTTTGGTTCTTCTAGCATCACTATATTTGTTTTTGATAACTGTAAGTTCATCAACGATTGTGTCAATTAACTTTTCTTCTGAATTAAGAATAGATTGAAGTAATTCAATTTCTTTTTGTAATTCATCAATTTCTGCATTCATTTTCTCGATATTTAAACCTGTTAATCTTCTGAGGTTCATATCTAAAATTGCTTTAGTTTGTTTTTCAGTTAAACTAAATCTTGATGCCAATCTATCTTGAGCTTCTTGGTCTGTTTTGGAGCTTTTGATAATTGCTACAACTTCATCAATATTTGAGATAGCAATTTTTAATCCATCTAAAATATGTGCTTTTTCTTGAGCTTTATTTAAATCAAATTGTAATCTTCTAGTTACAACTTCTTTTTGGTGTTCTAGGTAAATTTCTAAAACTTGTTTAAGGTTTAAAAGTTTAGGTTCACCTTTAACTAATGCGACCATGTTAACGTTAAAGTTGGTTTGTAGATAAGATTTTTGATAAAGTTTATTGAGTAAAATATGTGGATTCACACCTTTTTTAACATCAATAACAATCCGAATTCCTTCTCTATTTGACTCATCTCTTAAATCAGAAATACCCTCAACAACTTTATCTT is drawn from Mycoplasmopsis glycophila and contains these coding sequences:
- a CDS encoding M42 family metallopeptidase, encoding MQNRAEKFKQRLIKYLEIEAMSRYEEPVAEELRNNVAATYQISRDKFGSLIMHKPSKNPNAPKVMIAAHMDEVGYIVRSIAKEGQILLSPIGGIWPTVVVGTKAKLITTKGEEFLGVFGHTSIHIMQAEKVSKAITSDEIYADFGFKNEQEAIESGVEIGDRVQLSGETIHFKNPDLIGGKAMDNRAGVTVLEFIANELADKELDIDLYLVGTVQEEVGTRGAKTSVSIINPEVAIALDTTSSHDTIGTISGTTRLFKGAALRYKDGGTLMDPKLVNFFEEVATKHQIPAYRFVAMGGGTDAHELQYSKGGAATITISLPQRYLHSPIGVCAISDLLAATDLLVNFCKDFNSSAYDKIKYK
- a CDS encoding YneF family protein gives rise to the protein MIIFVVLGVALITALITFIVAKKYFEKQIKENPPITEKMIRVMFNQMGRKASETQIRQIMRSMQNAKDEK
- a CDS encoding MYPU_1760 family metalloprotease → MKGFKDMKFKKKLLIFGVLTSFSPFLAASFCSAPTNSSKNIDVSSKINSPLVLEADLFDDPNLKVSNQIGKLTQNDYRFKDVKLNEKEKDLLIPFVDKKEVSDSYSILPNSINEKEFLLADSYTEEALREINEIATPSDVISKDGTRYYEYKDPFTKVIFREFDLTPEQSNPTFFIGSENIHLLAQEFKRKVPFGLEISDLKAININGGVEMNDAFSGLYTVGNKNIYINGNLFANYDLPIYHKIALIMPTLFHEYIHHWANSYISWNILKLNTDWLNENYDEKLTKTFNVSYKGSGLNQNGLINEKEAWNYAFSNSFLKLLNYDFDNFVSLPEDLYNLFQLEPEQIKTFVHANFTLPTIWKLANFEIRGGISEQDLERKYYYDGYYNFYHTLRDLLYFYSMTELVPREYSKFAYESYYNINEDRNDKNTYIKMDDNKIFFSSWFGNFDYEPDKNKKIVSNFKISTNNLDWSKTFLNGVSNPNRAGVYIQNSSMFPNNPFKIYDFKYYTEDGLEILDEERSNSRSIPFYQTFLKAMGYGKSIAFLNRTSKNKVQLGGYLKDQKYKGFAILDKNNKLKQTVKFKYNSIFNFFGHYDFDKGARLGENNQDREAQLNNRLYPVNKFYSYLTESSFNLTTDSQIYMWEDLNNNGIFDNGEIDYDFEFTLPETRYVTTKRSYNTSSQTLVITNDPKNNKKVVVHAV
- a CDS encoding chromate transporter translates to MQSKKISFLAVFLFILKISFIGFGGGNAIMPVIKSEIVKQKKWITSEEFDHILIVTNSLPGASVIQTISYISIKLLGKLKGILVTLIAFIPHLIFALLILKLFKFVPLKYINYIAIGTLISIIVLLFNFGVSYLKQAKTTINLPVWLAIFVFTFTYNIFIPAPFNLPVIPIVLLIITYSLFYFLKRRKENKVC
- a CDS encoding chromate transporter; this encodes MLIALCISLPFLILISLIVFGGGQVFMPLFSWLWNLLADNFGSQIDNNLINQVFTVSNSTPGVVSTKFAFLTGYLVANGAWWGYLAMFLTYFIFCMPAIFSMLIAMNYLNKFKTNTYFQNLIILFKPLIAGIMFSLAIQLLLSISIPQYYFNKSYQNYFGSVPLKNVSPGSLLDLFNTSSKIGLVRTYLLYIFLIIAAILSFILFKKKIKLIFVIVINISLAIILLEFLSKLIVKII
- the rsmD gene encoding 16S rRNA (guanine(966)-N(2))-methyltransferase RsmD — translated: MLRIIAGKYKFRKLKQPDQNITRATTDKVREAVFSSLQFKIIDKDCLDLFSGSGAWAIEAMSRDANSVQAIELDKKAFRIILENIASVGEQNIHALNMEALSYLVKTDRKFDFIFIDAPFKRFDLVNEALEIIVSRNILNDDGEIIIETDQKKEIVLPEHLKVFKEKRHGRIDLLYVCKA
- the rlmD gene encoding 23S rRNA (uracil(1939)-C(5))-methyltransferase RlmD — protein: MFAKPNLNDELIVECNEISYEGLGVVKFENFTIFVYDLFPGEKAKIKLFKTQSKIAFGYVLELLTKSSSRTNVLLNTVFSAPLINLKYSEQIKFKNDYLFNLLQRNLKTDLTQSGIYQEFTSSLAQYNYRNKIRYDLSFNSTREKLEAIEYFPKSKTKIPINNQKLNKQVLNDLLAQFLELINQVVLDKNKLNLYQTITLRTNNENKVSVLLKIHNDYDLPQKLVTKLQEIPNLIELSVEKKNQIKTIFQKEEFKLELNDKLFEIKQNSFFQINNEVASKIFDKVKKLNNNSYDYFIDLFCGVGVISILSALENQKVIGIDNEASSIQKAKQNALNNNLKDFKYICGDAFKIISKEYQNWKNPLFVVDPPRAGLGIDFVKWIAKQKIHNIIYISCDPRTLTRDLQEFEKQKYSIKKIQGFDMFPNTHHIETVVVLEK
- a CDS encoding Cof-type HAD-IIB family hydrolase, with product MYKEFAVENKWFNKIKNGTKTIEIRVNSTRRRHLKTNDLIKIKNESTNELLLGKITKIHNFPTFKMLFEALEPNKLGFDSANDNNYEQMYNYYTKEQEKENGVIGVEFELTMINLDDIDNFVFDMDGTLLDEKSKPVPENLAMIQELQKQGKKIAICTGRPYFTLQRVLTQIEPDYPIVAANGAMIYDNHTKEMVHFMAIEKHDAQVIFDFLMKENFEFVIYTAKKMYGHCTDATDFFSQRKYYNALRPDFYTDIDETFNPKDHEISKFLILTESRPSSSLPEMEILANKFPNMHGVYSRHDMYDIMHKDASKGNGLLYLAKTKGLNLERTIVFGDSENDISMFIQAKYSGAMANGFVETRKHSLFECDDHNTPWFANFVNKVLDKKQ
- the gyrA gene encoding DNA gyrase subunit A, which codes for MTNEEKNKKINDVEENKAHIITELEFEYDDDKRVVFGKKKKEIIEEVEEEEAPQNLDEYQVTSQIILEPTEGLEPVIIDSEMKNSFLEYAMSVIVSRALPDARDGLKPVHRRILYDMSELGITPGSQHRKSARIVGDVLGKYHPHGDSSVYEAMVRMAQDFSMRYPLVDGHGNFGSIDGDEAAAMRYTEARMSKLSAEMLDGIKKNTVDFVDNYDASEIEPSVLPSRFPNLLVSGATGIAVGMATEIPPHNLGETIDATIALARNPEITVRELMEHIKGPDFPTGATILGTKGILDAYETGKGKIPVRSKTEVIELANGKSKIIVREIPYAIKKTLLIQKITELHKDKVVEGISDLRDESNREGIRIVIDVKKGVNPHILLNKLYQKSYLQTNFNVNMVALVKGEPKLLNLKQVLEIYLEHQKEVVTRRLQFDLNKAQEKAHILDGLKIAISNIDEVVAIIKSSKTDQEAQDRLASRFSLTEKQTKAILDMNLRRLTGLNIEKMNAEIDELQKEIELLQSILNSEEKLIDTIVDELTVIKNKYSDARRTKIDESNAGIISDEDLIPEREIVITASVNGYVKRINLEDYSVQNRGGIGSIGMKTYDNDDISMIIKTSTHTDLLLFSNFGRAYQIRAHQIPEGSKNSKGIPLINVVPSLEVENGEKIISILDVAEYSDNLYLGTVTEKGLFKKTSLSFFQNIRRNGLNAFKLNEGDKLVRAFKLSDDDLILVANNDKNIVKFKADDVRPLGRNALGVKAITLTNNQKVISCSSNLDGSYILSIGSKGFGKLTPHEEYRLTKRGAKGTTGINSEKAGHLVFASFVNLEDELLIITANGITIRTKIEQISQTSRNTKGVKIINLRENDEIVAIDVLKSNE